Proteins encoded by one window of Methyloterricola oryzae:
- a CDS encoding phenylpyruvate tautomerase MIF-related protein, whose amino-acid sequence MPYVKIQVNRKLEAEQSRELLKHVSQRVAKELSKPESYVMVEVTDNTAMLFGGNDAPAAMVELKSIGLPSVLNRPLSKMLSGVLNERLGIEPSRVYVEFTDVTGSSWGWNGATF is encoded by the coding sequence ATGCCCTACGTCAAAATCCAGGTCAACCGTAAGCTCGAGGCGGAACAAAGCCGTGAACTGCTGAAGCATGTTTCGCAGCGCGTCGCCAAGGAGCTCAGCAAGCCAGAGAGCTATGTGATGGTTGAAGTGACGGACAACACGGCCATGCTGTTTGGCGGGAACGATGCCCCGGCCGCCATGGTCGAACTTAAAAGCATCGGACTCCCCAGCGTGCTTAATCGGCCTCTCTCGAAGATGCTGTCGGGTGTCTTGAATGAACGCCTGGGGATTGAACCATCTCGCGTCTATGTGGAATTTACGGATGTAACGGGAAGTTCCTGGGGGTGGAATGGAGCCACGTTCTGA